Within Candidatus Cloacimonadota bacterium, the genomic segment GGGCTGGTGCGCATGGAAGATTTGGGCTATGAACTGGCGGATTTGGAGCCAGAGACAGGCTTTGAAGTTCCCGAATATCTGCCCGAACAGAGCAACAAGGTGAAGCTCCTGAAGGCGGATTTGAAACGTGGAGAACTGGGTCTCAGCCAAAACTTCCTCAGCTATTTCCCGCGTGTGAGTCTGGCTTACAACTATGGTCGCGGCGTGAGCGGGAGCGATTTTGACTTTGACATCTACAACACAAATCACACCCTTTCCCTGAACCTCAGCTATTCGCTGTGGAACCAATTTAAACAAGGGCAGACCAGCAAACGTTCGAACCTTTCCCTGCGCTTGGCAGAACTGGAAGTGCAGCAACAATTGGAAGAAATCGACCGCCAATATGTGAACCTATGCCGGGAACTGGAATATCTGCAACGCTTGGACGAGCTTTACACCGAAAAACTGGCGCAGGCGCAAACCCAGATTAACGTGGGTGAAGAGCGCTTCCGCCTGGGCTTAATCGAAATTTTGGAACTGGACAAGGTCCGCGTGGAATACATTGATTCTGAAATCTCATACAACAACAACCGCTACCAGATTTTGGCACGGCAGGAAGCCATCAACAACCTCCTCTCGCGCCAAATCTTGGGAAAATGGTAAGGAATAAACATGAAACTGCGTAAAACCCTCACATACGTCATCATAGCCGTAATCGTAATCGCCGGCGTACTCATTTTCACCCAGGTTCGCAAAAAGAAAAACCAGCCGGAATGGAAGCTGGACAGCATTAGCAGCGGCACCATCCGCGAGGTGGTGACCGCCACCGGCTCGTTGAACCCAACTGTTTTGGTGGAGGTTGGAACCGAGGTTTCCGGCACGATTAAAACACTCTATAAAGATTTTAACGACAATGTGCGCAAAGGTGAGCTTTTGGCAAAGCTGGACACCGAAATCTTGATGGCAAACGTGGAATCCGCCCAAACGGACCTCACCAAAGCCCGCATCAGCCGGGATGACGCCAGAATGGAATATAAAAACAGCCAGGCCCTGCGCGCCAAAGATATGGTTTCGGAATATGACCTGCAGAAAGCGAAAAACACGCTGGATCAAGCTGAACTGAGCTATTCCACCAGCCAACTGAAGCTGAAAACCGCGCAAAAAAATCTGAGCAATGCCACCATCACCTCCCCCATCGACGGCGTTATCATCAGCCGCGAAGTTTCTGAAGGACAGACAGTTGCCGCCAGCATGAACGCGCCCACGCTTTTCACCATTGCCAATAATTTGGACCAGATGGAAATCACTGCCAGCATCGACGAAGCCGACATCGGTAAAATAAAAGTTGGTATGCCGGTGGAATTCACCGTGGATTCCCACGCAGGTGAAACATTCACGGGCTCGGTGCAGCAAATCAGGCTGAAATCCTCCTCCGAACAAAACGTGGTGAGCTACAATGTTATCATCGACGCGGCGAACCCCGATCACAAGCTGCTGCCGGGCATGACCACAAACGTGAGCATCATCACACAATCCAAGGACGACGTTTCACGCCTGCCGGAAGCTTCAATCCGCTTCACACCGACCAAGGAGATGTGGAAACTGTTTGGGCTGAAATGGGAGGATGACCTCATCTCCAACGCTCGCAAATCCGCTATGGAAAAACTGATGGGCAATCTTTCGCCGGAAAAACCAGACGAAAGCACAGCCCGGAACGGCAAAAGCAAGGCTGACACAGCAAAAGCCACTGCTCAAAATTCTGAAGGCAGCCGCGGTCGTGGAGGCAGGTCTGGCAGAGGTCCCGGCGGAAATTCTGCCGGAATGCGGGGCGGTGGAATGCCTGGTGGAGGAGCGTCAGGCATGATGGGCAATGGCAGCAATGGACGCTCCAGCATGGCCATGATCTGGGTTTTGAAAGACAAGACTCCGGAACTCATCGCGGTTCGCACCGGTGTTTCCGATGGAGCTTTCGTTGAACTGCTCAGCCCACTGGATTCAGACATCAAAATCATTACCGGAGTGAACTATAAAGACCCAAGTCAAGCTCAGGGACAGAACGCCTTGCGTGGACCAGGGATGGGTGGCAGGTTCTAAAGCATGACGAACAAAACACTGCTCAAAGTGCGCGGCGTCACGAAGGTTTACACCATGGGTGAAGTGCAGGTGCACGCCCTGCGTGGCATCGACCTGGAAGTGCGCGAAGGAGAATTCGTTGCCATCATGGGCGCCAGCGGTTCGGGCAAAACCACCTTCATGAATCTGGTGGGTTGCCTGGATAAACCCAGCTCCGGCAGCTATGAGCTTGATGGCATCAACGTTCACGAAATGGAAGACGAGGAGATTACGAAAGTGCGAAACCAAAAGATTGGTTATGTGTTTCAATCCTTCTACCTTTTGCCCCGCACCACAGCTTTGGAAAATGTGGAACTGCCCCTGCTCTATTCCAACAGCGTCCCAGCCAAAGAGCGTCACAGCCTGGCCATGAAGGCGCTGGAAACTGTGGGTTTGGCAGACCGCGCGCGCCACTATCCAAATCAGCTTTCCGGAGGTCAGCAGCAGCGTGTGGCCCTGGCGAGAGCCATCGTGAACAACCCTGTTTTCCTGCTTGCGGATGAACCCACCGGGAACCTGGATACCCGCACCAGCGTTGAGGTGATGGAGCTTTTCCAAAAATTGCATGAAGAGGGTAAAACCGTGCTGCTCATCACCCACGAATCCCATATTTCCAGCTACGCGGATCGCGTTATCACTTTCAGAGACGGACGCGTGATTTCCGACAAGAAGACCCCGGAGCCACGCAAAGCCAGTGAAGACCTGAAAAATATGCCCCGCTTGGATGAAGACGAGGAGCTTGCCTGATGAATTTTTTTGGAATCCTACGCATCGCTTTCAAATCCCTGGCGCGCAATAAAACCCGCACCTTCCTCACCATGCTTGGCATTATCATCGGCGTGGCGGCTGTGATTACCATGATCGCCATCGGCCAGGGTGCCAAAAAGATGGTGGACGACCAAATCAGCACCATGGGCACAAACGTGATTATGGTGATGTCGAATTTCAGCAGTTCGCCAAGCACGGTGCGCCAAGCCGCCGGCTCTGGAAACACCCTGGATGAAGCCGACGTTGCCGCCATCCGTGAAAAAGTGGATGGAGTGCTTTACGCATCACCGGTTTACAACACTTTCGGCCAGCTTAAATATGGCAACAACAACTGGCGCGGATCGGTCCAGGGCGTGGACGTAGATTTCTTCACGATCCGCAGCATGGAACTGGAATCCGGCGACTTTTTCTATCCCTCAGAAGTGGAAAACGGCGCCAAGGTCTGCGTGATTGGAAAAACCGTGTCCGACAACCTTTTCATGGGCTTGGATCCGATTGGGAAAACCATGCGCATCCGCAACATCCCCTTCACCGTGAAAGGCGTGCTGAAATCCAAGGGGCAAAGTACGATGGGCGGCGACCAGGACGATATTGTTCTGGCGCCATATACCACCACCGCCACCCGCCTGCTGGGAATGCGCTGGCGCTTTATGACCATCATCGTTTCGGCAGAATCCAAGGAACGTATCCCCCTGGTGCAGCAGGAAATAACAAACCTGATGCCGGCAAGGCACAGCGGCACCACCACCGAGGATTTTATGGTTAGCTCCCAAACCGACGTGGCGGAAGCGGCAAACACCGTGGCAAACACGATGACCGTGCTTTTGGCCAGCATCGCCGGAATTTCACTGTTGGTGGGCGGCATCGGCATCATGAACATCATGCTGGTTTCGGTGACGGAACGCATCAAGGAAATCGGCATCCGCATGGCTGTGGGCGCCGGAAAGCGCGATGTGCTGTTCCAATTTGTGGTGGAAGCCATCGCCATCAGCATCCTGGGTGGACTTATCGGCATCGCCCTGGGCTGGGCTCTGGCCTCGATTTTGGGTAAAACCATGGGCTGGAGCATCCTGGTAACGCCTTGGTCTGTTTTCCTTTCCGTTGGATTTTCCTGCATCATCGGCATCTTCTTTGGCTGGTATCCAGCCCGCAAAGCTGCCAATCTGAACTTGATCGACGCTCTCAGATATGAATAAATAAAATTAAAACCCTGTGATATAAGGCGTTGGAACCTCTCCAGCGCCTTTTTTTGTCCTTTATAACGCTTTTTTGTCGCCCTCAGGCAAAAAAGTACTTGCCTTAAAATCAACTTCGCTTTTTGTGGGACGCAAAAGTTTGGCTTGAAAAAGCTATTTGGGAGCGTAAATGCGGTTTAAAACCTTTCCCGGGGGAGTTCATCCCCATGACTATAAGCACTTTTCCGCCTCCACTCCAGTGGAGGATCTCCCGCTGCCCAAAAGAGTTATCATCTCGATGTCCCAACACATCGGAGCGCCTTCCCAGCCTCTTGTGAAAGTTGGAGACGAGGTGAAAACTGGGCAAAAAATCGCTGAGGCAGGCGGCTTTGTTTCCATCCCCCAACACGCCTCCATCAGCGGAAAAGTTACCAAAATTGACCTTTTCCCCCACCCTGCCGGGGCTTCCGCGCTGGCCATCGAAATCACCGGTGATGGCGAAGATAGCTGGGTCGATTTGGTTGACGACGAAAACTTTCTCCAGCTTTCGCCCGCTCAAATGAAGGAACGCATCGGTGAAGCCGGCATCTGTGGCATGGGCGGCGCGGGCTTCCCCACCCTGGTAAAGCTCTCTCCGCCAGAGGATAAACCCATCGACACGGTTATTCTCAACGGGGTGGAATGCGAGCCTTATCTAACCTCAGACCATCGGCTCATGCTGGAAAAAGGACTCGAAATTGTCAGCGGCTTGAAAATCCTGATGAAAATCCTTTCCGCGAAACGGGGAATGATTGGCATCGAAGCAAATAAACCCGACGCCATCGCCCTGATGAAGAAGCTTTTAGCATCCGAAAAAGATTTGAGCGTGGTACCTCTGAAGCTCCGCTATCCCCAAGGCGCGGAAAAACAGCTCATCTACGCCGCAACCCGCAGAAAAGTCCCCACAGGTGGTTTGCCAATGGCGGTGGGCGTGGTGGTTCAGAATGTTGGTACCGCTTTTGCCATCTATGAAGCCACGCGTTACAAAAAACCACTGGTGGACAGAGTTATTGCCGTAACGGGCAGCATCGTTACCAATCCCAAAAACCTGCGCGCCCGCATCGGAACGCCTTTCGCAGACTTGGTGGAACATTGCGCTGGCACCAGCGCCCCCATCGGAAAAATCATCTCTGGTGGTCCCATGATGGGTTTTGCTCTGCCATCGCTGGACGCGCCTGTGGGAAAAGGCAGCTCCGGCCTCGTGTTGATGAGCGAAAAAGAAGCCCGTGGCATCGAGGAACGAAATTGCCTCCGCTGCGCCCGCTGCGTGGATGTTTGCCCCATGAACCTGATGCCCAGCATGATGGTTCAGGCCGTCAAAGCGGACGATTTGACCCTCGCTCTGCGCTGCGGTTTGGAAGATTGCATCAAGTGTGGAAGCTGTGCCTACGTTTGCCCCGCCCACATTCGTTTGGTGCAGTGGATTGACCGCGGAAAAATCCGCCACGCTGCCGCCCAACGCGGACAAAAGTGAGGTTCCCACCATGAAAGAAAGATATAAAGTTTCACCCGCGCCCCATCTGCACGAGGGCACCAGCATTCCCAACGTAATGTGGAATGTGGTGATAGCCTTGATTCCCGCGCTGGTTTTCGCCATCTACTATTTTGGTTGGCGTTCCCTGTGGCTCACCCTCTTGGGTGTGATTTCCGCCCTCGCCACCGAAGCCCTCATCCAATGGTTCCGCAAGGTTCCCATCACCATTTCCGACGGCTCCGCCGTACTCACAGGAATACTGTTAACTTACAATATATCAGCCGGTTCGCCCTGGTGGCTGCCGGTGGTGGGCTCCATTTTCGCCATCGCCATCGGCAAACAGGTTTTTGGCGGTTTGGGAAACAATCCTGTGAACCCCGCCCTCCTGGGCAGAGCTTTTCTGCTGGCTTCCTGGCCTTCGCTGATGACGGGAAATTGCTGGGTCAAAACCTCCAAAAGCGCAGTGATGAGCGGCATCAATCTGGATGCCATCGCTCCAAAACTTCAGAGCGTCGCGCCCAACGTGTATGAACTGGTTACAGGCGCCACACCCCTGAAAGTTGCCCAGCTCATCCGCGACCCCAGTCTCTATCCCGAGTTCAGCCAAAAGATTTTCAACGGACTCCTCGATCTCGGCACCCTCAAAAACCTCTTTTGGGGAAACCTGGGCGGCTGCATCGGAGAAATCTCTGTTTTTGCCCTGCTTTTGGGTGCCGCGTACCTGCTTTGGCGCAAAATAATTGAATGGCGCATCCCCTTCTTCTATCTGCTCACCGTGTTTGTGTTCACCTTTTTCTTCGGTGGAA encodes:
- a CDS encoding TolC family protein; its protein translation is MRKHFFVLLLLLPLALAAQQYSLEQLVEHGLEHSYGMQSSGLSYESSLSSLSSATWNLLPDASLNFGITGDFYHPNDPPKPDVSSQAGFSISKTISLNDDAWFNYRYAKLDAEKAKLTLETSASSYAYSVFSAYLDVLSTQSQLASLNRNLEIQTRVWERAQALNELGKNTGFDVKESEIAVMNARISIMQLENSIASKRSQLFGLVRMEDLGYELADLEPETGFEVPEYLPEQSNKVKLLKADLKRGELGLSQNFLSYFPRVSLAYNYGRGVSGSDFDFDIYNTNHTLSLNLSYSLWNQFKQGQTSKRSNLSLRLAELEVQQQLEEIDRQYVNLCRELEYLQRLDELYTEKLAQAQTQINVGEERFRLGLIEILELDKVRVEYIDSEISYNNNRYQILARQEAINNLLSRQILGKW
- a CDS encoding efflux RND transporter periplasmic adaptor subunit; the protein is MKLRKTLTYVIIAVIVIAGVLIFTQVRKKKNQPEWKLDSISSGTIREVVTATGSLNPTVLVEVGTEVSGTIKTLYKDFNDNVRKGELLAKLDTEILMANVESAQTDLTKARISRDDARMEYKNSQALRAKDMVSEYDLQKAKNTLDQAELSYSTSQLKLKTAQKNLSNATITSPIDGVIISREVSEGQTVAASMNAPTLFTIANNLDQMEITASIDEADIGKIKVGMPVEFTVDSHAGETFTGSVQQIRLKSSSEQNVVSYNVIIDAANPDHKLLPGMTTNVSIITQSKDDVSRLPEASIRFTPTKEMWKLFGLKWEDDLISNARKSAMEKLMGNLSPEKPDESTARNGKSKADTAKATAQNSEGSRGRGGRSGRGPGGNSAGMRGGGMPGGGASGMMGNGSNGRSSMAMIWVLKDKTPELIAVRTGVSDGAFVELLSPLDSDIKIITGVNYKDPSQAQGQNALRGPGMGGRF
- a CDS encoding ABC transporter ATP-binding protein, which codes for MTNKTLLKVRGVTKVYTMGEVQVHALRGIDLEVREGEFVAIMGASGSGKTTFMNLVGCLDKPSSGSYELDGINVHEMEDEEITKVRNQKIGYVFQSFYLLPRTTALENVELPLLYSNSVPAKERHSLAMKALETVGLADRARHYPNQLSGGQQQRVALARAIVNNPVFLLADEPTGNLDTRTSVEVMELFQKLHEEGKTVLLITHESHISSYADRVITFRDGRVISDKKTPEPRKASEDLKNMPRLDEDEELA
- a CDS encoding FtsX-like permease family protein, with the translated sequence MNFFGILRIAFKSLARNKTRTFLTMLGIIIGVAAVITMIAIGQGAKKMVDDQISTMGTNVIMVMSNFSSSPSTVRQAAGSGNTLDEADVAAIREKVDGVLYASPVYNTFGQLKYGNNNWRGSVQGVDVDFFTIRSMELESGDFFYPSEVENGAKVCVIGKTVSDNLFMGLDPIGKTMRIRNIPFTVKGVLKSKGQSTMGGDQDDIVLAPYTTTATRLLGMRWRFMTIIVSAESKERIPLVQQEITNLMPARHSGTTTEDFMVSSQTDVAEAANTVANTMTVLLASIAGISLLVGGIGIMNIMLVSVTERIKEIGIRMAVGAGKRDVLFQFVVEAIAISILGGLIGIALGWALASILGKTMGWSILVTPWSVFLSVGFSCIIGIFFGWYPARKAANLNLIDALRYE
- the rsxC gene encoding electron transport complex subunit RsxC, with translation MRFKTFPGGVHPHDYKHFSASTPVEDLPLPKRVIISMSQHIGAPSQPLVKVGDEVKTGQKIAEAGGFVSIPQHASISGKVTKIDLFPHPAGASALAIEITGDGEDSWVDLVDDENFLQLSPAQMKERIGEAGICGMGGAGFPTLVKLSPPEDKPIDTVILNGVECEPYLTSDHRLMLEKGLEIVSGLKILMKILSAKRGMIGIEANKPDAIALMKKLLASEKDLSVVPLKLRYPQGAEKQLIYAATRRKVPTGGLPMAVGVVVQNVGTAFAIYEATRYKKPLVDRVIAVTGSIVTNPKNLRARIGTPFADLVEHCAGTSAPIGKIISGGPMMGFALPSLDAPVGKGSSGLVLMSEKEARGIEERNCLRCARCVDVCPMNLMPSMMVQAVKADDLTLALRCGLEDCIKCGSCAYVCPAHIRLVQWIDRGKIRHAAAQRGQK
- a CDS encoding RnfABCDGE type electron transport complex subunit D, with the protein product MKERYKVSPAPHLHEGTSIPNVMWNVVIALIPALVFAIYYFGWRSLWLTLLGVISALATEALIQWFRKVPITISDGSAVLTGILLTYNISAGSPWWLPVVGSIFAIAIGKQVFGGLGNNPVNPALLGRAFLLASWPSLMTGNCWVKTSKSAVMSGINLDAIAPKLQSVAPNVYELVTGATPLKVAQLIRDPSLYPEFSQKIFNGLLDLGTLKNLFWGNLGGCIGEISVFALLLGAAYLLWRKIIEWRIPFFYLLTVFVFTFFFGGIKGSGYSLTLPFFHLFTGGLMLGAFFMATDYTTSPMTKPGRIIYAVGCGVLTVIIRLVGGYPEGVSYSILFMNVMTPLIDMLTMPKAFGKVKK